Part of the Paracoccus sp. MC1862 genome, CAATCACCGAGGGCGCGCGGTATGTGCCGAAGCGGCGTTCGACGGCTTCGAGCATGATGTCACGGATGTCGGACCCGCTGATCCCGGCATTCACGACGGCGCGCCAGGCGATGACCTCACGGTCGTGGGCGTCGATGATGAAGGCGCCGCGGAGGATGTCGCCGTTCCAGCAGGTGAACTCGAACCCGTCCGAGCACCAGCGCAGGTTCGAGCGCATCACGATGACCTTGCCGTCGTGAACATGTTCGGGCCGCTCGGAATACTTCCGCGCCAGCAGCAGCTTGTGAGCCTTCATGATCCGGTAGATCCGCTTGTGATTGGCTGGTGCCAGCCCCTCCGATCGAAGCTGCCGGTTCAGGATCGCGGTGATCCGCCGGTAGCCATAGGTCGGCCGCGCCGCAACCAGCGCCGTGATCTTCGGCACCACCGCCGCGTCCTGCGCCTTGTGATAGCGCCGACGCGGCTTCGTCCTGCCTTGCAGCCGGTCGACCAGGTTGGAACGGGCCACATCCAGGGTGTCGGCCACGACCTTCACTGGAAATCGTCCCTGAGCGGCGACCGCGCCAGCAAGGTCGGTTTTTTTGAGCGTGCCTTGTCCAGGGCCTCGCGCAGGATCTCGGCCTCCAGGGTCTTGCGGCCAAGCTGGCGTTCAAGCTCCCGGATACGGTCCTCCAACTGCCGGACGACCCTGTTGCTGGTGACGTCATCATCCTCGGCCACAGCGACACTCCCTCCTTCGAGCATCAGGCGACGCCAACGATAGAGCAGGTTCGGCGCAACGCCATTGCGGCGGGCCACCACCGAGATGCTGGCTCTTTCGTCCAGCGTCTCCTCGACAATGCGGAGCTTCTCGGCCGCGCTCCAGCGGCGACGGCGACCGCCGTCGGTGATGATCTCGATCTCAGACATAAGCACGTGCTCAGGCATATGCCTAAGCCTCCATGGTCATGCCT contains:
- a CDS encoding IS3 family transposase (programmed frameshift) codes for the protein MPEHVLMSEIEIITDGGRRRRWSAAEKLRIVEETLDERASISVVARRNGVAPNLLYRWRRLMLEGGSVAVAEDDDVTSNRVVRQLEDRIRELERQLGRKTLEAEILREALDKARFKKTDLAGAVAAQGRFPVKVVADTLDVARSNLVDRLQGRTKPRRRYHKAQDAAVVPKITALVAARPTYGYRRITAILNRQLRSEGLAPANHKRIYRIMKAHKLLLARKYSERPEHVHDGKVIVMRSNLRWCSDGFEFTCWNGDILRGAFIIDAHDREVIAWRAVVNAGISGSDIRDIMLEAVERRFGTYRAPSVIEMLSDNGSPYIARDTQVFARQLGLKPCFTPIQSPQSNGISEAFVKTLKRDYVQVTPLPDAQTVLGLIGGWIEDYNNNHPHSGLKMRSPREFIAAQTATA